A window from Malaclemys terrapin pileata isolate rMalTer1 chromosome 18, rMalTer1.hap1, whole genome shotgun sequence encodes these proteins:
- the NSRP1 gene encoding nuclear speckle splicing regulatory protein 1: MVLTLSNDQFSSKKTTPVPGLWRPQHLAACHCSVQTVRVTEPPLLERAGSGTTPPAESSPRTGLAAFDTHFAPLQAASPRAGPRRRSLGRGDKTPPSVPHWPVRVTEGTRVSPTDCPGPGGPAPVANSSHPCTRVTPYFQADRGLPRGARSNRRPPASQCRAGGGGARMQQRSAPDPKMAAPSKQYGLILPKKALQKTLMLKKHSVFADDSDEETSVGESLQKEALKKQVMKQTKLEIQKALAEDSTVYEYDSIYDEMQQQKKESNAKVLSGKDDKKPKYIQNILKAAEVRKQEQEKRMEKKIQKEREMEGEEFDDKEAFVTSAYKKKLQERAEEEEREKKEAALEACLDVTKQKDLSGFYRHLLNQTVGEEEVPKCSLREARIKEEKSTTNSDESIQRNKSPDERPRLRTPAKEEDNPDADSDLGSDSSDDDHKNSRASSKKKESRDSSESSEKDSKHHRSRKHSSSSESSSEEGSHHTKTHINRPRRGESGTGRREKDEHHKERDHERRDRNQERDRRREKEERHRYGDHTSKDNYRKRDEPEDKQRGKDKKEREGYDKEGRKEKEREDKNSEREREKERLRNGKDRYSDRERGEKCREKEEHLKEKRERDDKDDKKYRDRKESSPRASERDRDKKQSSPRSLEKDRQCDQEKETKAKDRKSNDERISCSERFPEPKGEDEEEGQKGAEQIEKKSLCVSKFAKRSSEETVVSARDRYLARQMARVSTKTYIEKEED; the protein is encoded by the exons ATGGTTCTTACATTGTCAAACGATCAGTTCTCCTCCAAAAAGACAACACCTGTGCCTGGACTCTGGCGGCCACAGCATCTCGCGGCATGTCATTGCTCTGTTCAGACTGTCAGGGTCACCGAGCCTCCCCTGCTCGAGCGGGCCGGTTCCGGTACCACGCCCCCGGCCGAGAGTTCCCCTCGGACGGGGCTGGCGGCGTTTGATACCCACTTTGCACCGCTACAAGCAGCTTCTCCCCGTGCAGGGCCCCGGAGGaggtccctggggaggggggataaaACGCCCCCCAGTGTCCCTCACTGGCCAGTGCGTGTCACCGAGGGGACCCGTGTGAGCCCCACCGACTGCCCCGGCCCCGGGGGACCGGCTCCCGTGGCGAATTCCTCTCACCCCTGCACACGCGTTAccccttatttccaggctgaccGGGGCCTGCCCCGCGGCGCGAGGAGCAACCGGCGCCCGCCCGCCAGCCAGTGCCGCGCGGGAGGCGGCGGTGCCCGGATGCAGCAGCGCAGCGCGCCCGACCCCAAGATGGCGGCGCCGAGCAAGCA ATATGGGCTTATTTTGCCCAAGAAAGCATTGCAGAAAACTCTGATGTTGAAGAAACATTCAGTCTTTGCAGATGACTCTGATGAAGAG ACATCTGTGGGCGAGAGTCTACAAAAAGAAGCATTAAAAAAGCAAGTAATGAAGCAA accaaaCTTGAGATTCAGAAGGCCTTGGCAGAAGACTCCACAGTGTATGAATATGACAGTATTTATGATGAAatgcagcagcagaagaaagaaAGTAATGCCAAAGTACTCTCAGGAAAAGATGACAAAAAG CCCAAATACATCCAAAATATCCTCAAAGCAGCTGAGGTAAGAAAGCAGGAgcaggaaaaaagaatggaaaaaaaaattcagaaggaGCGTGAAATGGAAGGGGAAGAGTTTGATGACAAAGAGGCCTTTGTGACATCAGCCTATAAGAAGAAACTGCAAGAaagggctgaggaggaggaaagagaaaaaaaggaagCAGCACTGGAGG CATGCCTGGATGTGACCAAACAGAAGGATCTCAGTGGATTTTATAGACATCTTTTAAACCAGACagtgggggaagaagaggtgCCCAAATGCAGCCTCCGTGAAGCCAG GATAAAGGAAGAAAAATCTACCACTAATTCAGATGAATCCATCCAAAGAAACAAAAGTCCAGATGAGAGACCAAGACTTAGAACCCCTGCTAAGGAAGAGGATAACCCAGATGCGGACAGTGACTTAGGAAGTGATAGTAGTGATGATGATCATAAAAATAGCAGAGCTAGTTCTAAAAAGAAGGAAAGTCGAGACAGCTCTGAGAGCAGTGAGAAGGATTCCAAACATCACAGGAGCCGGAAACACTCCAGCTCATCAGAGTCTTCCAGTGAGGAGGGAAGTCACCACACAAAAACCCATATAAATCGTCCTAGGAGAGGAGAGAGTGGAACAGGTAGAAGGGAAAAAGATGAGCACCACAAGGAAAGGGATCATGAGAGAAGAGATAGAAATCAGGAAAGGGATCGCCGGAGGGAAAAGGAAGAGCGACATAGATATGGGGATCATACCAGTAAAGATAACTACAGAAAGAGGGATGAGCCGGAGGACAAACAGAGGGGGAAagataaaaaagagagagaaggatatGACAAAGAAGgtaggaaagagaaagagagggaggacaAGAATTCAGAAAGGGAACGAGAAAAAGAGCGACTAAGAAATGGCAAAGACAGATACAGTGAtagagaaagaggggaaaaatgcagagaaaaggaggaacatttgaaggaaaagagagagagagatgacaaAGATGACAAGAAATACAGGGACAGGAAAGAAAGTAGTCCTCGAGCCTCAGAAAGGGACAGGGACAAGAAGCAAAGTAGCCCTAGATCCTTAGAAAAAGACAGACAGTGTGACCAGGAAAAAGAGACAAAGGCAAAGGACAGAAAGAGTAATGATGAGAGAATCTCATGCTCTGAAAGATTTCCTGAGCCAAAAGGTGAGGATGAAGAAGAAGGGCAAAAAGGTGCAGAGcagatagaaaaaaaatctctgtgtgTGAGCAAATTTGCCAAGCGGAGCAGTGAAGAGACAGTGGTATCAGCAAGAGATCGCTACTTGGCTAGGCAAATGGCACGAGTTAGCACAAAAACCTATATCGAGAAAGAAGAAGATTAG